In Syntrophotaleaceae bacterium, the DNA window GCGCTCCGGGCCTCGGCCCGGTTCGCTTCGGCCACCGCCAGTTCGGCCCTGGCCTGGGCCACCTCCTGCACATATTCGTCATTGTCCATTTCCGCCACGACCTGTCCGCGGGAGACCTGATCGGCCAGGTTCACCTTCAGCCGTTCCACCCGGCCGCTCACCTTAGGGGCGACCACAAACTCGCTGGGGGCTTCCAAAGCTCCACTGAAGGTGCGGCGCAACTCCATGGGACCGCGCACGATATCGACCACCTCGACAGGAATCGGCTGATCGGAAGGTTTGGACAGGGACTCCCGTTTTGCCGAGTCGGGCCGGAAAAACAGCCATCCGGCCAACACCCCAAGGATCAGCAAGACCATGAGAACAGACTTTTTCAGCAGACGAAGGTTCATTGAAGACTCTCTGCGGGGGAAAAAAGTTTACTCGAAACCGCAAGTATTCCGGGAAAAGGGGCAACAGTGAGCCAGTCAGGCTTGGGCCTGAGCCGGGGACAAACCTTTCAGGCTCATGAGCGGACCGGGCAATCAATTGTATGACAAAAAGTCGGTGAGGAAAGAGGAAATATTGTGAAAGTGCTCCGAAAGAAGGTTGGACCCTGATTCCGGAAATTGAAAAATATGCGCTCGGACGTGACGGATCGTCGGCAAGAGAAGAAAAAAGCCTCCGGTTCTTGAACCGGAGGCTTTTGACAGAATCGACAGGCAGTTTCAGGAATTATCCGTGTTGTTCTTTTCGAATTGACTGAAGGACTGGTGGAAAATTTCCATCAGTTCCAGGTTCTGCTTGGACAGCATGATGGCGTTGCCGACGATCGCATAGAAAAGGATGCTCAGACGGGTTTTGGAGGAGCTGTCGTGAATCCTGGCCACCTGCCGAACATTCAGCTCGGCGGCAAGGGCCCGGAGTTGCGTCATTTTTGCCTTCAACCCTTCGATATTGGCGGTCCGGCGCTCACGAAAGGTTTTCTCCGTTTCGAGCAGAATGTCGCTGAGCATCTGCCGAACCCGCTGCAGTTCCTCGATCTGAACCGGCAGCAGCCCCTTGTGATGGTTGCCGACATGGGTGTAGGCCCGCAGGACCAGGTCGCGATGGCCGTCGGTGAGCTTCTGCAGGCGGCGCACGGCCTGCGGATACTTGTGCGAAACCATCAGCCCCTGCTGATCGAGAAGTCGCATCGACTTGAAGACGTTGGCGCTGATGATGTTGGACCACTGCTGAATCCTGCTCACTTTTTTCCGTTCGACGCCCAGCCGGTCGAAGCTCTGCCGGAAAAGGGCATCGAGGGTGGTGTCGAGGGATTCGCGGATCTCGGCCAGCAGGAAGCTCATGTGTTCGAAGGTCGTCTCCACCGTGCTGCGGGCGTCCGCAACAGCCACGAGATTGAAAACCTTCTCCTTTTGCCCTTCCCGAGCCATGGCGCGGTGTTTCCGATGAGCATTCCAGATCAGAGCTCCGGCGATGAACAGCAGAAGGAGCACGCCCAGTCCCTTCAGATAGAAGATGACGGTAGCGAACAGGCCGGCGAAGATGAAGGCGATGACGGCAGTCATAAACCACCCGCCGATGACCGTGAGCACGCCGGTCACGCGATAGACGGCGCTATCCCGGCCCCAGGCCCGATCGGCAAAGGAGGTGCCCATGGCCACCATGAAAGTGACGAAAGTGGTCGAAAGCGGCAGCTTGTTGGCGGTACCGTAGGAAATGACCGCGCTTGCCACCATCAGATTGACCGACGCACGCAGCAGATCGAAGGAGGGCCGTTCTCCCGCTCCGGCGATGGTGGAGGCGGCGGGGTCCATGCGCCGGTTGATGAAGGCACGAACTCCCGGTGGCACGGTGAACCTAACTGTTTCAAACACGTGCAGAAACAGCCGAACGATGCCGCGGGACAGGAAAATCGATTCGAACCGCTCGCTCCCCTCCTCCTGCTGGCTGAGGCGGATTTCGGTTTCGGTCACGGTATGGGCTTTTCTCGACCACCAGAGGGTCAGGACCATGACGATGCCGGCAATCAGCAGGACGTAGGTCTCCGTCTGCGCCTTCTCCCCCAGAGCCCCCATGCCGACTGTCAGCGGGTTGTCCGCAGCCATCGCCGCCCGGAAGGCATCCAGGCCGGCCAAGGGCACGCCGATGAAGTTGACCAGGTCGTTGGCGGCAAACGCCATGGCCAGAGCGAAGGTGCCGATCAGCACGATCGGTTTGAGAATGTTGATTTTAAGGAGCTGCAGGATCAGCATGACGGCTGCCGAAATCAGGAAGATGATCGACAGCAGGGTGAAGGTGTGGGTCTTGATCCAGGCCACGTTCTCCATGGTCATGAAGGATGCGCCCTTGGCGCCCTTGACCAGGATGAAATAAGTTATGGAGCACATCGCCAGCCCGCCCCACAGGGCGCCATAACGCTTAATCCGTTTGCGGTAATCGAAGGTGAAGAGCAGACGGGTGAAAAACTGGATGATCGCCCCGCAGACAAAGGCGATGGCCACCGAGAGCAGAATGCCCATGATGATGGTGAAGGCCTTGTCCGAATTGATGTAGTTGCCGATGTCGGCCAGGCTTTCCCCTGCCTGCACGATTTTCAGCACCGAGACGGCGACGGCGGCGCCTAGCAACTCGAAAACGATCGAAACCGTGGTGGAGGTGGGCAGGCCATAGGTGTTGAAGAGGTCGAGCAGGATGATGTCGACAATCATGACCGCAAGGAACATGGTCAGCAGTTCCGGCATATTGAAGAGCTGGGGATGAAAGATCCCTTTTCTGGCCACTTCCATCATGCCGCTGGAAAAGGTCACACCGAGCAGGATCCCCAGGCTGGCTATGCCCAGCACAACCCTTCTCGGCGCCACCCTCGATCCGAAGGAGGAGTTGAGAAAGTTGACCGCGTCATTGGCGACCCCGACGATAATGTCGAAGAAGGCGACAACGATCAGGATGCCGAGCCCGACATACACGAATTCCGTACTCATCTTGCTTTGAGTCCTTTCTGTCTTGAAGCCGGTTGCCGACGGACTGCAGGAAAACCAGAATGCTGTTTTAATTCAACGGCCGCCATTCGGTAAAAAACCGGGCAAACTGCAAAGGTTTGTCCGGCCGGCGTCCCGTTTCCCTGATCGAATTTTTTGGTTTTGCATCGTGCAAGACTTTAAGAAATTCGCCTTCTCCTGTAAAGCAAAATGTTAGGCAGAGGTTAGCGGAAAGGCTGCCTTTCCATCGTAAACTAATTCTTTCGAAACAAGAACTTAATAAAATTCCCCTTTAATTGACCGCTGAAGAAAGTTCGGTTGTCGCTTTTGCGGCTACCGGCCGGATCCACTATTGGTTCCATTTGCTGTCAAGGAGGGATATTCAATGCTGAAACGCGTCAGTTCAGTAGCTTTTGCTGTCTTCCTGTTCTGCCTTGCAGGCGGCAGTGCGGCACTGGCCGCCGAGCCGGGCAAGGTCACCGGGACGGTCATCGATTCGGAGAACAACATCAAATTGATGGGGGTTCTCGTTACCAATCAGGACAACAGCCGGAAAGCGGTCAGCAACCGGCAGGGGGAATTCAGCCTGATCCTGCCCGCGGGAGAGCAGTCCCTGACCTTCTCCTATCTCGGCTACGAGCCGGTCACGCGCACCGTCGTCGTCAAGGAAAACGAAACCGCCACCTTGGACATCGACCTCGGCGCCGAGACGGTGGCCATGGATGA includes these proteins:
- a CDS encoding inorganic phosphate transporter, giving the protein MSTEFVYVGLGILIVVAFFDIIVGVANDAVNFLNSSFGSRVAPRRVVLGIASLGILLGVTFSSGMMEVARKGIFHPQLFNMPELLTMFLAVMIVDIILLDLFNTYGLPTSTTVSIVFELLGAAVAVSVLKIVQAGESLADIGNYINSDKAFTIIMGILLSVAIAFVCGAIIQFFTRLLFTFDYRKRIKRYGALWGGLAMCSITYFILVKGAKGASFMTMENVAWIKTHTFTLLSIIFLISAAVMLILQLLKINILKPIVLIGTFALAMAFAANDLVNFIGVPLAGLDAFRAAMAADNPLTVGMGALGEKAQTETYVLLIAGIVMVLTLWWSRKAHTVTETEIRLSQQEEGSERFESIFLSRGIVRLFLHVFETVRFTVPPGVRAFINRRMDPAASTIAGAGERPSFDLLRASVNLMVASAVISYGTANKLPLSTTFVTFMVAMGTSFADRAWGRDSAVYRVTGVLTVIGGWFMTAVIAFIFAGLFATVIFYLKGLGVLLLLFIAGALIWNAHRKHRAMAREGQKEKVFNLVAVADARSTVETTFEHMSFLLAEIRESLDTTLDALFRQSFDRLGVERKKVSRIQQWSNIISANVFKSMRLLDQQGLMVSHKYPQAVRRLQKLTDGHRDLVLRAYTHVGNHHKGLLPVQIEELQRVRQMLSDILLETEKTFRERRTANIEGLKAKMTQLRALAAELNVRQVARIHDSSSKTRLSILFYAIVGNAIMLSKQNLELMEIFHQSFSQFEKNNTDNS